One Solanum pennellii chromosome 10, SPENNV200 genomic region harbors:
- the LOC107002503 gene encoding putative ER lumen protein-retaining receptor C28H8.4, with protein MMAPRRPIHAVSTWVKRQPPKVKAFLAVVAGMTVLVLLRAIVHDHDNLFVAAEAVHAIGISVLIYKLTKEKTCAGISLKSQELTALFLAVRLYCSFVMEYDIHTLLDLATLATTLWVIFMIRFKLESSYMEDKDNCSVYYVVIPCAALALVIHPSTSHHLINRIFWAFCVYLEAVSVLPQLRVMQNTQIVEPFTAHYVFALGVARFLSCAHWILQVLDSNGHLLVALGHGLWPSMVLISEVVQTFILADFCYYYVKSVFGGQLVLRLPSGVV; from the exons ATGATGGCTCCGAGAAGGCCGATCCACGCTGTGTCAACATGGGTTAAACGGCAACCGCCAAAGGTAAAGGCTTTTCTGGCAGTGGTCGCCGGAATGACAGTTCTGGTGCTGCTACGTGCCATTGTTCACGATCACGACAACCTTTTCGTCGCCGCCGAGGCTGTTCACGCCATCGGAATCTCCGTTCTTATCTATAAGCTCACCAAAGAGAAAACTTGTGCTG GGATTTCACTCAAATCCCAGGAGCTCACTGCTCTGTTTTTGGCTGTCAGACTGTATTGTAGTTTTGTCATGGAATATGATATACATACCTTACTTGATTTAGCTACATTGGCGACAACATTgtgggttatttttatgatCCGATTTAAACTTGAATCAAGTTACATGGAGGACAAAGACAATTGTTCAGTTTATTACGTG GTCATCCCTTGTGCTGCCTTAGCCTTGGTAATTCATCCATCAACATCACATCATTTGATCAATAGAATCTTCTGGGCTTTCTGTGTTTACTTGGAGGCGGTTTCTGTGCTTCCTCAACTTCGTGTCATGCAAAACACTCAG ATAGTTGAACCATTCACGGCTCACTATGTATTTGCGTTGGGTGTTGCGAGGTTCTTAAGCTGCGCTCATTGGATTCTCCAG GTTTTGGACAGTAACGGCCATCTACTAGTTGCGTTGGGTCATGGTCTATGGCCTTCAATGGTGCTTATATCTGAAGTTGTTCAGACATTCATCTTAGCAGACTTCTGTTACTACTACGTTAAAAG TGTTTTCGGAGGACAGCTGGTTTTGCGCCTTCCTTCAGGGGTTGTGTAA